The Trichocoleus desertorum ATA4-8-CV12 genome window below encodes:
- a CDS encoding DUF3352 domain-containing protein: MIEKKNKVALALALGAAGLLIAGGAATYWFITQRNTGSGDVPAGANIIPQTALMAVSVSTDPNQWQTLRQFGTPETQALVDQNLAQWRDRLLTANGYNYQKDIQPWVGKQATFAFLPPQSPPPASSTPNLPAPTPGGQQSVVLVLPITNPGQAQQALSQPKTGVATKWAQRDYKGFQIRETQGAPTQNYSATVLDGRFLVVTTDPKVTDQAIDTYKGGASLLTAPGYSAAFSKVGNNQAFANLYVNVPAAAAVASTSSAVPVAPESLTQQIQGLTATFNLQPQGVLVRSVSWLKPDSKKKYTVENAARSMTSRLPAETLVMASGGNLKHLWEQYIQGATTATSPNLTNPQVLREGLQTQTGLDLDKDLLKWMDGEFSLALISNPQKAPTDLPAGLMFMVQASDRRAAEKAFKQLDEVMTKRYNFKVNEVKVGNQSTITWSPALGGAIASHGWLDSNVAFLSVGAPVANGIIPKPLTPLAASELFQATVPTELKPNNGHFFIDVDRTLSSNLALIRLAPSSQVWAKAIQSIGVTGAINDERTTRYDVFVRLRQGNKPGPLPSASSNPGVTPSPTLPPSPTPSP, translated from the coding sequence ATGATCGAGAAGAAAAATAAAGTTGCTCTAGCACTCGCGCTAGGAGCAGCAGGCTTACTGATTGCAGGGGGAGCGGCGACCTACTGGTTTATTACTCAGAGAAATACTGGGTCAGGCGATGTGCCTGCGGGAGCCAATATCATCCCGCAAACAGCGCTCATGGCGGTTTCGGTCTCTACCGATCCAAATCAGTGGCAAACCCTGAGACAATTTGGCACGCCAGAAACTCAAGCCTTGGTAGACCAAAACTTAGCTCAATGGCGCGATCGCCTGCTGACTGCCAACGGCTACAACTACCAGAAAGATATTCAACCTTGGGTCGGCAAACAAGCCACCTTCGCCTTTCTACCTCCCCAATCACCGCCACCTGCTAGCTCTACGCCAAACCTCCCTGCTCCGACTCCAGGTGGACAACAATCGGTGGTGTTGGTTCTGCCCATTACCAATCCGGGGCAAGCACAGCAAGCGCTCTCGCAGCCCAAAACTGGCGTAGCGACCAAGTGGGCTCAGCGCGATTACAAAGGATTTCAGATTCGAGAAACCCAAGGAGCACCGACTCAAAATTACTCTGCCACCGTTTTGGATGGGCGCTTCTTAGTCGTGACGACTGACCCGAAAGTCACCGATCAAGCGATCGACACCTATAAAGGAGGAGCTTCTCTTCTCACCGCTCCTGGCTATAGCGCTGCCTTCAGTAAGGTCGGCAACAATCAGGCTTTCGCTAACTTATATGTCAATGTGCCAGCCGCTGCTGCTGTGGCTTCCACCAGTTCAGCCGTTCCGGTCGCACCCGAAAGCCTCACCCAACAGATTCAAGGTTTAACCGCTACTTTTAACTTGCAGCCACAGGGTGTTCTGGTTCGGAGTGTTTCTTGGCTAAAACCAGACAGTAAGAAAAAGTATACGGTTGAGAACGCGGCCAGAAGTATGACTAGCCGATTGCCCGCAGAAACCTTGGTTATGGCATCTGGTGGCAATCTCAAGCATCTCTGGGAACAGTACATTCAAGGAGCTACTACCGCTACGTCTCCTAATCTGACCAATCCCCAAGTTTTACGGGAAGGACTTCAAACTCAGACGGGGTTAGACCTAGACAAAGATTTGCTGAAGTGGATGGATGGGGAGTTTTCGCTGGCTTTAATTTCCAACCCACAGAAAGCACCGACAGATTTACCCGCTGGATTGATGTTTATGGTGCAGGCCAGCGATCGCCGAGCCGCTGAAAAAGCCTTTAAACAGCTGGATGAGGTGATGACGAAGCGATACAACTTCAAAGTTAATGAAGTCAAGGTTGGCAATCAATCCACGATTACTTGGTCACCTGCTTTAGGAGGCGCGATCGCCAGTCATGGCTGGTTGGATAGTAATGTCGCCTTTTTGAGCGTGGGGGCACCTGTCGCCAATGGCATTATCCCCAAACCTCTCACTCCTTTAGCCGCCAGTGAACTATTCCAAGCGACGGTGCCAACGGAGCTAAAACCTAACAATGGGCACTTCTTTATTGATGTCGATCGCACCCTCAGCAGCAACTTAGCTTTGATTAGACTGGCCCCCAGCAGCCAGGTTTGGGCGAAGGCAATTCAGTCGATCGGGGTGACGGGAGCAATCAACGATGAGCGAACCACTCGCTACGATGTGTTTGTACGCTTGCGTCAGGGTAACAAGCCAGGTCCATTACCTAGCGCTTCCAGCAATCCTGGTGTCACTCCTAGCCCCACCTTGCCTCCTTCTCCTACGCCATCTCCTTAG
- the ccsB gene encoding c-type cytochrome biogenesis protein CcsB — protein MDLVELQGKLDNVSFAVLFATMLIYWVGAAFPKIPLLPALGTAGMAIANLCMAALLAARWLEAGYFPISNLYESLFFLAWGLTAIHLVAENMSRSRWVGTVTAPVTMSIAAFAALTLPDEMQSSAPLVPALKSNWLMMHVSVMMLSYATLMVGALLAIAFLIATRGQKIELHGSSVGTGGFREGAYRLRRAGESVNSEVSPEPALAYAADSNGSGGTAVLNAVGTETASDRLSPQRLSLAETLDNISYRIIGLGFPLLTIGIIAGAVWANEAWGSYWSWDPKETWALITWLVFAAYLHARITKGWQGRRPAILAASGFVVVWICYLGVNLLGKGLHSYGWFF, from the coding sequence ATGGATTTGGTTGAACTTCAAGGCAAGCTAGACAATGTCTCGTTTGCTGTTTTATTTGCCACCATGCTGATCTACTGGGTAGGAGCAGCATTTCCCAAGATTCCGCTCTTACCCGCTTTAGGCACTGCCGGAATGGCGATCGCCAACCTCTGCATGGCGGCCCTCCTCGCAGCCCGGTGGCTAGAAGCTGGTTACTTTCCCATCAGTAATCTCTACGAATCCTTATTTTTCTTGGCGTGGGGCCTCACTGCCATCCACTTGGTAGCGGAGAACATGAGCCGTAGCCGTTGGGTGGGTACTGTCACCGCTCCAGTGACAATGAGTATTGCTGCATTTGCCGCTCTAACTCTACCGGATGAAATGCAGTCTTCCGCGCCCTTGGTCCCAGCTCTCAAGTCCAACTGGTTGATGATGCATGTCAGCGTCATGATGCTTAGCTATGCGACTTTGATGGTAGGAGCACTGCTGGCGATCGCCTTTCTGATTGCCACGCGGGGTCAAAAGATCGAGCTACATGGTAGTTCTGTGGGTACGGGTGGCTTCCGTGAAGGCGCTTATCGCTTGCGTCGGGCCGGAGAATCAGTGAACTCAGAAGTGAGTCCTGAACCTGCGTTAGCTTATGCCGCTGACAGTAACGGTAGCGGTGGCACCGCAGTCCTGAACGCGGTTGGCACTGAAACAGCTAGCGATCGCCTTTCGCCTCAGCGCCTCAGCTTGGCAGAAACTTTAGACAACATCAGCTATCGGATTATTGGTCTAGGCTTCCCGCTGCTCACGATTGGCATTATCGCAGGTGCGGTGTGGGCTAATGAAGCTTGGGGTTCTTACTGGAGCTGGGACCCGAAAGAAACTTGGGCCTTGATTACCTGGCTGGTATTTGCGGCTTATCTCCACGCTCGGATCACCAAAGGCTGGCAAGGTCGCCGTCCTGCGATTTTGGCAGCTAGTGGCTTTGTAGTGGTTTGGATTTGCTACCTCGGAGTCAACTTGCTTGGTAAAGGACTCCACAGCTACGGCTGGTTCTTCTAA
- the tilS gene encoding tRNA lysidine(34) synthetase TilS translates to MSASATWTPLHAKVHQTLRSRQLLPRQQRLLIAVSGGQDSLCLARLLLDLQPKWQWQIAIAHCDHRWRADSEANAAHVQQLAQNWQVEFYQQTATQALLSEAAARNWRYQVLTEIAQAHNYSYLVTGHTASDRAETLLYNLMRGSGADGLQALTWQRILSPGITLVRPLLNLTRTETAQFCQKFDLAVWEDSTNQDLKYARNRIRQELLPYLQQHFNPQVEKALAQATELLQADVEYLEKTATELRQQAQHPSQAGLNRLVLRSAPLALQRRVVRQLLKSVLMSAIDFEQVEKVTSLITAPNRSQTDPFPGGAIAIVEGEWIWLKQL, encoded by the coding sequence ATGAGTGCCTCTGCTACTTGGACCCCCCTCCATGCCAAAGTTCACCAAACCTTGCGATCGCGGCAACTTCTACCCCGACAGCAGCGGTTATTAATCGCGGTCTCCGGTGGACAAGATTCGCTGTGCTTGGCAAGATTACTCTTGGACTTACAGCCTAAGTGGCAGTGGCAGATCGCGATCGCCCATTGTGACCATCGCTGGCGGGCTGACTCAGAGGCTAACGCAGCCCATGTACAACAGTTAGCGCAAAATTGGCAGGTTGAGTTTTATCAGCAAACCGCTACGCAGGCGCTACTCAGTGAAGCTGCGGCTAGAAACTGGCGCTATCAAGTTTTAACCGAGATTGCTCAAGCTCACAATTATTCCTACCTAGTTACAGGCCATACTGCTAGCGATCGCGCTGAGACATTACTTTACAACTTGATGCGGGGTAGTGGGGCAGATGGGTTGCAAGCTCTAACTTGGCAGCGAATTTTAAGCCCAGGCATTACCTTAGTGCGGCCTCTGCTGAATCTGACACGGACTGAAACAGCTCAGTTTTGCCAAAAATTTGACTTAGCTGTTTGGGAAGACTCAACCAACCAAGATTTGAAGTATGCCCGCAATCGGATTCGGCAAGAATTATTGCCTTACTTGCAGCAGCACTTTAACCCGCAGGTAGAAAAAGCTTTGGCACAGGCAACTGAGTTACTCCAAGCCGACGTGGAATATTTGGAGAAAACCGCCACAGAGCTACGCCAGCAAGCTCAACATCCTTCCCAAGCTGGCTTAAATCGGTTGGTTCTGCGGTCAGCTCCGCTCGCGTTGCAAAGACGGGTAGTGCGGCAGCTTCTTAAATCTGTACTGATGAGCGCAATTGATTTTGAGCAAGTTGAGAAAGTAACTAGCTTAATTACAGCCCCTAACCGATCGCAAACTGACCCTTTTCCCGGAGGCGCGATCGCAATAGTAGAGGGTGAATGGATTTGGCTAAAACAGCTCTAG
- the hmpF gene encoding pilus motility taxis protein HmpF: protein MLYLAEVQKKTGFIGSGKAELKLLACQRSEQSWTAVPGEEVIPSDEANSFNAGALVLADLTANKQVQRLQEASRQLVTILQNFSRLQEKFKTQEEEIEQWKQSLTYQSQELNRREMEMEARREQLQQIEEDFEQLEQQRQEVERSREEANQLREELERRNQELEGAWAHLHGEMRRLEERQAEIQQSAVLDDEQASRIQDLLNRLSGSVAPTESAREQLNLAVEIINGQQNVLSEHWQRLEQQRASAQQLQQEVDRQAQDLQGRWDEWQQAQTSLEQAKGELKVQQNALHLRQDYAQTLGLQLQTQEELHQQLYRLSETSDKVKISPKVDVEALETMPLGELQGVLQDLQRDWEKILRFVNDQEEELGFQQQTIEEVQAQIPKASEYDRLRLETELADEQDRYQMLNETLVGQRRNLKEREEILAQHQAVLLRREGKSEAVKQESEIDLGPALIQIENIKQQQAEELQKLESQIEQMRSAIQQAQSMVEHQSNEQTQKQNELKQLEQNLQTQRTNLAELSGRVNLYQEMMQPVQDHVDGLRQKLEAIAGVFNQVQEASDYQLQAIAEMRQVLISLMNTPELAAP, encoded by the coding sequence GTGCTGTATCTAGCAGAAGTACAAAAAAAGACCGGATTTATTGGAAGTGGTAAGGCAGAGCTAAAGCTGCTGGCTTGTCAGCGTTCTGAACAGAGTTGGACTGCTGTCCCTGGAGAAGAAGTTATTCCCTCAGATGAGGCTAATAGCTTTAACGCGGGAGCCTTGGTGCTAGCTGATTTGACTGCGAATAAGCAAGTGCAGCGATTGCAGGAAGCATCTCGGCAACTGGTGACCATTCTGCAAAATTTCTCTCGGCTGCAAGAAAAGTTTAAGACGCAGGAAGAGGAGATTGAGCAGTGGAAGCAATCTCTGACTTATCAAAGCCAGGAACTGAATCGCCGTGAAATGGAAATGGAAGCGCGGCGGGAGCAGCTTCAGCAAATAGAAGAAGATTTTGAGCAGCTAGAGCAGCAACGTCAAGAAGTTGAGCGATCGCGAGAGGAAGCCAACCAACTCCGGGAAGAACTAGAGCGCCGCAATCAAGAGCTAGAGGGAGCTTGGGCTCATCTACATGGCGAAATGCGCCGTCTGGAGGAACGCCAAGCCGAGATTCAGCAATCTGCGGTATTAGATGATGAACAAGCTAGTAGAATTCAAGACTTACTCAATCGCTTATCTGGCTCCGTAGCTCCTACAGAATCGGCTCGTGAGCAATTGAATTTAGCAGTTGAAATTATTAATGGACAGCAAAACGTTCTGAGCGAGCATTGGCAACGGCTAGAACAACAACGGGCCAGTGCTCAACAGCTACAACAAGAGGTCGATCGTCAAGCCCAAGATCTGCAAGGTCGTTGGGATGAGTGGCAGCAAGCCCAAACGTCCTTGGAGCAGGCAAAAGGTGAGTTGAAGGTGCAGCAAAACGCCCTACACCTGCGGCAAGACTACGCCCAAACGCTAGGGCTGCAACTACAAACCCAAGAAGAACTACACCAGCAACTGTATCGGCTTTCGGAAACTTCAGACAAAGTGAAGATTAGTCCTAAAGTTGACGTTGAAGCGCTAGAAACCATGCCTCTGGGAGAGCTGCAAGGAGTACTGCAAGACCTCCAGCGAGACTGGGAAAAAATCCTGCGTTTCGTCAATGACCAAGAAGAAGAGTTAGGGTTCCAGCAGCAGACGATTGAAGAAGTGCAAGCTCAGATTCCGAAGGCCAGCGAGTATGACCGTCTCAGGCTAGAGACCGAGCTAGCGGATGAGCAAGACCGTTATCAAATGCTGAATGAGACCTTGGTGGGGCAACGGCGTAACCTCAAAGAGCGAGAAGAAATTCTGGCTCAACATCAAGCAGTTTTGCTGCGACGAGAAGGCAAATCAGAAGCGGTAAAACAAGAGAGTGAGATTGACTTGGGGCCTGCCTTAATTCAGATCGAAAACATTAAGCAGCAGCAAGCGGAAGAACTGCAAAAGCTTGAGAGCCAAATTGAGCAAATGCGCAGTGCTATCCAGCAGGCCCAGAGCATGGTCGAGCATCAATCTAATGAGCAAACCCAGAAACAAAACGAGCTGAAGCAGCTAGAGCAAAATCTGCAAACCCAGCGGACTAATTTGGCGGAACTGTCGGGTAGAGTCAATCTTTACCAAGAGATGATGCAACCCGTACAAGACCATGTGGATGGGCTGCGACAAAAGCTAGAGGCGATCGCGGGTGTGTTTAATCAAGTACAAGAGGCCAGCGACTACCAATTGCAAGCGATCGCTGAAATGCGACAAGTGCTGATCAGCTTGATGAATACGCCGGAGTTAGCAGCGCCTTAG
- a CDS encoding response regulator, giving the protein MQGKLNEIDIRSILQLIELGQRTGELCVEAYGALPSLMSSERLGRSLSSQSWFVFFLNGQIVYAAEGDGNLARLRDYLRRYKVEAALDTVTVPSIAAINAPEYGYLWALLENHLLTPAQGRSIIRNMVHETLFDLLSLHQGLFIFEIGSALSPQLTTLEINPLVAKIMKQVQEWKQFHPHIQSPDQCPIIADANQLRKALPEKAFNSLDRWADGKTSVRQMARYLNRDILTVARAIYPYVQQGLVQLLYPTAKETAAHKRTFTFQTARTPRVLCIDDGTSIRKAVEYILSQHGYEATSIGNPLKALSLVFQLKPDLILCDIAMPELDGYEICAMLRKSTAFRQTPIVMLTGKDGFIDRVKARMVGATDYLTKPFGENELLMLVEKYAGSGDPNHPKPDRLLADALEDELEIDIAGPASASSAPFG; this is encoded by the coding sequence ATGCAAGGCAAGTTAAACGAGATAGACATCCGCAGCATTCTACAACTGATTGAACTGGGTCAACGAACCGGGGAGCTTTGTGTTGAAGCTTATGGTGCTTTGCCAAGCCTGATGAGCAGTGAGCGTCTAGGGCGATCGCTATCTAGCCAGTCTTGGTTTGTCTTTTTCCTCAACGGCCAAATTGTCTATGCTGCAGAAGGGGATGGCAATTTAGCACGCCTGCGTGACTATCTTCGTCGCTACAAAGTAGAAGCGGCACTCGACACTGTCACTGTCCCTTCGATTGCTGCCATTAATGCCCCTGAGTACGGCTACTTGTGGGCCTTGTTAGAGAACCACCTCCTAACCCCAGCCCAAGGCCGCAGCATCATCCGCAACATGGTGCATGAAACGCTTTTTGACTTACTGAGCTTGCATCAAGGTTTGTTTATTTTTGAAATTGGCTCCGCCCTATCCCCCCAGCTCACCACCTTGGAGATTAACCCGCTGGTAGCCAAAATCATGAAGCAAGTCCAAGAGTGGAAACAATTTCACCCCCACATCCAATCACCTGATCAGTGCCCGATTATTGCTGATGCCAATCAGCTACGGAAAGCGTTGCCCGAAAAGGCCTTCAATAGCCTAGATCGTTGGGCTGATGGCAAAACCTCAGTCCGCCAAATGGCTCGTTATCTCAATCGAGACATCCTTACAGTTGCTAGAGCAATTTATCCGTATGTGCAGCAAGGACTTGTACAACTGCTGTACCCTACCGCCAAAGAAACGGCTGCTCACAAGCGGACATTTACGTTTCAAACTGCCCGGACTCCCAGAGTCCTTTGTATCGACGATGGCACCAGCATCCGCAAAGCAGTGGAGTACATCTTAAGTCAACATGGTTATGAAGCCACATCAATTGGGAATCCTCTAAAGGCACTCAGTTTAGTATTTCAACTCAAGCCAGATTTGATTCTTTGTGATATTGCTATGCCTGAGTTGGATGGTTACGAAATTTGTGCCATGCTACGCAAATCAACGGCTTTCCGGCAAACTCCTATTGTGATGTTGACGGGTAAAGATGGATTTATTGATCGGGTAAAAGCTCGTATGGTCGGGGCAACTGACTACCTCACTAAACCGTTTGGTGAAAATGAGCTGCTCATGCTAGTGGAAAAATACGCTGGCTCAGGTGACCCCAACCATCCCAAACCGGATAGGTTACTGGCTGACGCCCTAGAGGACGAGCTAGAAATTGACATTGCTGGTCCAGCTTCTGCTTCCTCAGCGCCTTTTGGTTAA
- a CDS encoding response regulator, with translation MSTVLVVEDSVTQREMITDLLKGSGLTVTVASDGVEALERIQSQCPDLVVLDIVMPRMNGYEVCRRLKADPKTQNVPVVMCSSKGEEFDRYWGMKQGADAYIAKPFQPTELVGTVKQLLRG, from the coding sequence ATGAGTACAGTTCTAGTTGTGGAAGATAGTGTCACGCAACGGGAGATGATCACAGACCTTCTCAAAGGGAGTGGCCTAACTGTTACTGTAGCTAGCGATGGGGTTGAGGCATTAGAGCGCATCCAATCACAGTGCCCTGATTTGGTGGTCTTGGATATTGTGATGCCGCGCATGAACGGGTATGAGGTTTGCCGTCGATTGAAAGCAGATCCTAAGACCCAAAATGTCCCAGTCGTCATGTGCTCTTCTAAAGGTGAGGAGTTTGACCGCTACTGGGGCATGAAACAAGGTGCGGATGCTTATATTGCCAAACCTTTTCAACCCACAGAGTTAGTAGGAACAGTCAAACAGCTGCTACGAGGATAG
- a CDS encoding chemotaxis protein CheW, translated as MVGNPDFLTGRGQDQAPEFQELESPEGELHLRFYVSSGNEFALPATGIREVISPSPDRITPIPNVSPLLLGTLNVRGRVIWVADLGQFLGDANSLNTDRPEIPVIAVEDQDTMLGLAVDRIVGMDWLDIDEVQMPANVPDSMAPFLRGEWMTDSQDDKLLRLLDQIAILRSARWAA; from the coding sequence ATGGTTGGGAATCCAGATTTTTTAACAGGTAGAGGTCAAGACCAAGCTCCAGAATTTCAGGAATTAGAAAGTCCTGAAGGTGAGTTGCACTTAAGATTCTACGTATCTTCTGGCAATGAGTTTGCTTTACCTGCCACAGGAATTCGGGAAGTGATTTCGCCTTCACCGGATCGGATTACCCCCATTCCCAACGTTTCTCCCTTACTTTTGGGTACGCTGAATGTACGTGGGCGTGTCATTTGGGTGGCTGATTTAGGCCAGTTTCTGGGCGATGCTAATTCTCTCAATACGGATAGACCAGAGATTCCTGTCATTGCAGTAGAAGATCAAGACACCATGTTAGGGTTAGCGGTTGATCGAATTGTGGGGATGGATTGGCTAGACATTGATGAGGTGCAAATGCCAGCAAACGTTCCGGATAGCATGGCTCCGTTTCTACGGGGCGAATGGATGACGGACAGTCAAGATGACAAGCTGCTCCGATTACTCGATCAAATCGCAATTCTTCGATCAGCGCGGTGGGCAGCATGA